CGCACGCCGCCAATGTTCTTTCCGGCAAGCTTAGCCCGCTGTACACGCCTTACCTCGATACGGGCGACCACGTTGTGATCATCAACGCGGAGAAGATTGTGCTGACCGGCCTGAAGGCCGACCAGAAGCTCTACCGCCGTTACACCGGCTTTCCGGGCGGACTGCGCGAAGAGTCGTTTGTGAAGCTGCTTGAGCGCCGCCCCGAGGCGATCGTCGAGCAGGCAGTGAAG
The Edaphobacter bradus genome window above contains:
- the rplM gene encoding 50S ribosomal protein L13; protein product: MSTKIPSGKEIQRKWFVLDASGKTLGRLATHAANVLSGKLSPLYTPYLDTGDHVVIINAEKIVLTGLKADQKLYRRYTGFPGGLREESFVKLLERRPEAIVEQAVKGMLPKSKLGRQMATKLKVYKGSQHPHQAQKPEPMEVRA